The genomic region GAAGACAGGGATGGAGATTTCTTTATTTACAATTCCCTGTTGTCAGAATACGGAGTAGTTGGTTTTGATTATGGTTACGCCATGGCAAGTCCGACAACATTGACGATCTGGGAAGCACAATTTGGAGACTTTGTGAACGGTGCACAGATCATGATCGATCAGTATATTTCTGCTGCGGAAGATAAATGGAAACTTCAGAATGGTTTGGTGATGTTATTACCTCACGGTTATGAAGGCCAGGGAGCAGAGCACTCTTCAGGTAGAATGGAAAGATTCCTTCAGCTTTGTGCGAAAGACAATATGTATGTGGCAGATATTACGACTCCTGCGAACATGTTTCATATGCTTCGGAAGCAAATGAAAGCGAAATTCAGAAAACCGCTGATCATTTTTACTCCAAAAAGTTTACTACGTCATTCTAAAGTAATTTCTACAAAAGAAGAATTTGCGACTGGTTCATTCCAGCCAGTTCTTGATGATCCAGATGCAAAAGCAGATTCAATAAAAAGCCTGGTATTCTGTACCGGGAAGTTTTACTATGACCTGCTGAAGTTTAAGGAAGAGAATGATCGTGATGATGTTGCCCTTGTGAGAATCGAACAATTGTTCCCACTCCCGGTGAGCATCATGAAAGAAGTGATCAGTAAGTATAAGAATGCCGAAGATGTGGTTTGGGCACAGGAAGAGCCTAGAAACATGGGAGCATATGGACATATGTTACTTCATTTTGAAGAAGCAAGACAGTTTAGAGTATGTAGTCGTAAATTCTACGGTGCACCTGCTGCAGGTAGCTCGGTAAGATTTAAGAAGCGTCATGAAAAAGTGATCGCCAGCGTATTCGACAAAGATTTAAAAGAAGATTAATAATAAGAACCAATTTCCTGATTTCAGGAACCAAAATAAATTACAATCATGGCCTTAGAAATGAAAGTTCCTTCACCCGGCGAATCGATTACTGAAGTTGAAATAGCTCAGTGGTTAGTCGAAGATGGTGATTACGTTGAAAAAGATCAGGCAGTAGCCGAAGTGGATAGTGATAAAGCAACCCTGGAACTTCCTGCAGAAGCTAGCGGAATTATTACTTTGAAAGCTGAAGAAGGAGATGTGGTAGAAGTTGGAGAGGTAGTTTGTCTAATTGATACCGATGCTGCAAAGCCTGGTAGTGATGATAAGGAGGACAGTGAAAGCAAAGACGACAAGTCTGCTGAAACTGAAGAAAAAGAGCGCCAGGAAAGTACGGAAGATAAGAAGGACAGTGATAAAGCAGCTGCTAAGACTGAAGAGCCTTCAAAATCAAGTACTCCAAGCCAGAAACAGGATGATACTTACGCAACTGGAACTCCTTCACCAGCTGCTAAAAAAATTCTTGACGAAAAGGGGATTGATAGTAAAGATGTAAAAGGTTCTGGAAGAGATGGTCGAGTAACTAAGGAAGATGCGGTAGAGGCAAAAGCTTCTATGGGATCTCCTGGAAAAGGAACCAGAGGGGAAGAGCGTAAGAAAATGTCAATGTTCCGTAGAAAACTTGCGGAACGTCTGGTAAGTGCTAAGAACGATACGGCAATGCTGACTACTTTTAACGAAGTAGATATGTCTCCAATTTTTGCACTAAGAAAGAAATATAAAGAAGAATTTAAAGAGAAGCATGGGGTGAGTCTTGGCTTTATGTCATTCTTTACGCTTGCGGTGATCCGTGCGCTAGATGAATATCCTGCAGTAAACTCTATGATTGATGGGGATTACCAGGTAAGCTACGATTATAAAGATATTAGTATTGCAGTTTCTGGTCCAAAAGGACTTACAGTACCTGTAATTAGAAATGCTGAAAATCTTAGTTTCAGAGGGGTCGAGTCTGAAGTGAAAAGGCTTGCGATCAAAGCCAGAGATGGTAAGATCACTGTGGATGAAATGACCGGTGGTACTTTTACCATTACTAATGGTGGAGTATTTGGATCTATGTTATCAACTCCAATTATCAATCCACCTCAATCTGCTATTCTTGGAATGCACAACATTGTGGAAAGACCTGTTGCAATAGATGGTCACGTTGAAATTAGACCAATTATGTATGTAGCATTGTCGTACGATCACAGAATCATTGATGGTAAAGAGTCTGTTGGATTCCTTGTAGCTGTTAAAGAAGCACTGGAAAATCCTGAAGAACTATTGATGGACGGAGATATTAAGAGATCACTGGAATTGTAGTAAAAATCTTTGGTAGAAATAAAAAAGGGTACGCGTTAGCGTACCCTTTTTACTTTAACGAAATTAAAACAAAACTAACAACCTGAATATATTCAAGCCCAGTACGGCAACAACTAAAATTGTCATAATATAAAAGACCAGTTGTGAAGATATTCGAAGTTTAATAACGTAAAGATTATTGGTTAGATTACTTCAAATATAGAGCGATGTCTCTTTCAGCAAAAGGGTGTTTTTCCCCTTATTTGAGAAATAAGGCCTTGCCTTTATAATCGATAACAGCTTTACCTTTTTTCAGAATATCGGCTCCTATGATACCCTGTACCTTTTCAGCTTTATGATTTTCGAGCGCCTCATTTACGTGTTTAAGGTCGAAAAGAACCAGGTCGATCTTTTTCTTTTTCCAGTCTCCAATCTGTACTATATTTTTCGCTGAAACCTGGGTTAACATATTGGTAGCTCCTGCACCAGCCGCTTTAATATCACTATCTTCTGAAAGTAGATCAAAATGTTCGATCGCATCTATACCCACACAGGTGCTGGAAGCGCCAGTGTCCAGTATAAAATTACCTTCAATATTATTGATCTTCGCTTTTAGTTCGAAATGATTGGTTTTGGTGTATTTTAATTTGATACGATGATATCCTTTTTCCTGAAGCAACTCTCTTAAAGACATTCTTTTTTCCACAAATATATGATTCTTGAATATAGCGGGAAACTGCAAGACTTTCAATCATTACTTAAATTCAGATTTAGAAAAAATACATACTATCTTTGGAGCCTATGAGCACACTGGTTCAAATTACAGCTTTACCCCGGGAACTTGAAGATCATCATTTGCTTCTGAACAGGGCAATTAAGAAATCGAATATCAGAAAGGATGATATAGGAGACTGGAGAATTAGAAAGCGTTCTATCGATGCCCGGAAAAAACCGGTGAAACTGAATCTGCAGATCGAGATCTGGAAACACGGTGAAGAAAGAAGTACGAGATCATCTTTGTCTCTTCAGGATGTTTCCGAAGCAAAGGAAATAGCAATTATTGGTGCTGGTCCTGCTGGATTGTATGCAGCATTACGAGCAGTGGAAGCGGGCTTGAAACCTGTGGTTTTTGAACGTGGAAAAGATGTAAGAGCCAGAAGACATGACCTTGCCAAGATTAATAAAGAGCAAACTGTAAACCCGGAATCTAATTATTGTTTTGGAGAAGGTGGCGCCGGTACATACTCAGATGGGAAATTATATACGCGCTCGAAGAAACGTGGAAATGTATTGAAAGCCCTGGAGTGGTTCGTGGAATTTGGAGCAGATCCTGATATTCTTGTGGATGCACATCCGCATATTGGAACGAATAAATTACCTAAGATCATCACCGCTATGCGAGAAGCGATCGTGGATGCTGGAGGAGAAGTACATTTTAACTCTAAGCTAACCGATCTAAAGTTAGAGAGTGATAAGATCACGGCCATTGAGATCAATAAGGAGAAGTGGTTGCATTTTGATGAGGTAATTCTGGCGACGGGACACTCGGCCAGGGATATATTTTACCTGCTACATGAACGAAATATTAAGATAGAAGCCAAGCCTTTCGCGCTGGGAGTTCGAATTGAGCATCAGCAAAAACTGATTGATCATATCCAGTATCACGGGGATGATGAAAATCCTTATTTACCTCCAGCTTCGTACAGTCTGGTAGAACAGGTAGATGGACTTGGTGTGTATTCTTTCTGTATGTGTCCGGGAGGTATTATTGCTCCGTGTGCTACAGAACAGGAAGAAGTGGTAACCAACGGCTGGAGTCCAAGTAAGCGAAATAATCCATATTCCAACTCAGGAATAGTAGTAAGTATAGAACCTACAGATCTGCCGGGTTATACAGAGAATAATCCATTTGTTTGTCTTGACTTTCAGAAGATGGTGGAAAGAAATTGTTGGGAAGCGGCTGGCAAAACTCAGCAGGTTCCTGCGCAGCGTATGAAGGATTTTGTAGAAGGAAGGTTGTCTTCAGATTTCCCGAAAACTTCTTATCAGCCTGGAATAGTAAGCGTTGATCTTAATAAAGTATTACCAGATCTAATAGCTAAAAGACTACGAAAAGCCTTTGTGAAATTCGGTAAAAGGCTGAAAGGTTATTATACGAACGAAGCCGTTTTACATGCTCCGGAAAGTAGGACTTCTTCACCAATTCTAATTCCGCGTGACCCGTCAACACTGGAACATTTAGAAGTAAAAGGATTCTATCCCTGTGGAGAAGGAGCCGGATATGCCGGAGGAATCATTTCCGCAGCTATAGACGGAATCAACTGTGTCGATGCGATTGCGAAGAAGTATGCAGCAACACAGGCAGGCGGTAGCGAATAAGTTGTTGCAGTTTCTACTACATTTCTAGACTGCAAACTTAAAATTATTTCCCACGAGTCTGGGATCGGTTTGTGTAGCCTGTCTGGTGAGAGTTTTGATGCTAATGGAGATATATCCAAGATTGGAAACCACTTCACCATAACACAGATAAATTCCCTTAGTTCTTATAGGATACTTTTCAGCTATTAAAGGGAAAAGAACCACATCAAATATCACTCCTTCAGGATCATAGAATGTGCCGAAATACATGTATTTACCATTTGAAGTCCCGGTTTTTTTAGAATTTACCAGGTTACCATAGATCTCTATGTTTTTCCCGATATGATCTTTTAACTGCGAAGCTGTAACCACATTTTGCTTTAGAGGATCTTTCAGTAATTCAAAATGACTGCATAGCGGAAATCCCAGAAGTTCCATCTGGTCGTAGGCTTCGATCATTTTGGAAGCTTCAAATTCCGGCAATTCAAAATCTTTATGCTTCGGTTTAAAAAGTAGCGGCTGATTCGTTTTTGGTTTATTCCTGTCCAGTTTAAAATAAGCTTTCCATAAAAGTTCGTGTTTGTCTATTCCGGTAAACCTAAAGGCGTTGATCTTTAGTAACAAGCTAAGTTGTTCAATAGAGATCTGGATACGGTCTATAAAATCATCCAGTGACCTAAATTCTCCAAAAAATTGCCTGTTTTCCAGTATTTGCTGAATAGTTTTTACTTCCAACTCCTTTATATATCCAAAACCCAGGTAGACGTTTTTTCCGTAGATCACATTGGGGTGATCACTTTTATTAATACACGGAGCGTGAATCGTACCGCCCCATCGTCTTATTTCCTGAATATAGGTCTGCAGATCATAAAAACCACCTCCATTGTTGATCGCTGCCACCATAAACTCAAGCGGAAAATATTTCTTCAGGTACAAACTCTGGTAACTTTCCACCGCGTATGAAGCCGAGTGTCCCTTCGGAAATGCATAGCCGGCAAAGGAAGAGATCTGTTCCCAGACTTCATCGATCAGTTTTGGTTTGTAACCTTTATTATTACAGTTCTCGCGGAAGGTATTCTCGATCTTTTCCATTTGCCCCCGGGAAGTTTTTTTTCCGCTCATCCCTCTTCGTAATACATCTGCATCATCCAGGCTCAAACCGGCAAAATGATAAGCGACTTTCATTACATCTTCCTGGTAAACCATCACGCCATAAGTGTCGGGCATGATCTCGTACATTACCGGGTGCGCTTCCTTTCTTTTTTCAGGAAAGCGATGTCTTAGAATAAATTCATCCTTCATACCAGCGCTGGAAATTCCTGGTCTAATTACAGAACTTGCTGCAACCAGGTTAAGGTAATCCCTGGTTTGTAGTTTTGTAAGTAAACCTCGCATGGCAGGAGATTCCACATAAAATACTCCCATACAATCGCCAGTGGTGAGCAATTCGTTGATCGCTGGATCTTCCTTAAAAGCTTTGATGTTTTCGATATCCTCTAATTTAGCATCTGGCTGATTCTGTTTTACGATCTCGATGGTATCGGTGATTTTTGAGAGTCCGCGTTGGGCAAGAATATCAAATTTATGAATGCCTACTTCTTCAGCAATGTTCATATCGATCTGTATCGTCCGGAAGCCTTTGGGAGGTAAAAACGTAGCGGCATAATTATGCACCGAATCGTCCAGGATCAAAATTCCACCGGAATGAACACTTAAATAATTTGGGAAACCTTCTATAAGTTTGCTATACCTAATTACCAGTTTCTCCAGATGATCCAAGTTGTCATAGGAATAGAATCCAGAAGCGAGCTTATCGATATTTTCTTTAGGCAAACCAAAAACCTTCCCGAGTTCACGGGCTACTGCACGCTGTTTAAAGGTAACATAGGTGCCCATAAGCGCAGTATTTTTATAAGTTCTGAAGATATAATCTGTGATATCATTACGGTCTTTCCATGAAAAATCAAGGTCAAAATCTGGCGGAGATTTCCGGTTAGGATTTATAAAACGTTCAAAATAAAGATCGAGTTCTATAGGGTCTACATTGGTGATTCCAAGAATATAGGCAACAACCGAATTCGCACCGCTCCCACGTCCTACAAATGGATAATTCTGCGAACGAGCATAGTCCACAATTCCCAGGTTGATAAGAAAATAAGAAACAAACTCAAGCCTGATGATAGATTCCAGTTCTTTTTCAACCCGCGTATAAACTTCCCGATTTGCTTTTGGGTATTTCTCGGGAAGTTTTTCATAGGTGAGCCGCCGGATCATATCTGCATCCTCTTCGATCGTATTTCGGTAAATCTTTAAATTTCGGTTCTGTCCTTTCCCAAAGTCATAATGCACCTTGCAAGCGTCCATAATTTGTTGTGTATTCTCCAGAATATGAGGGAAATCCTCAAAAGCGGCTTCCATTTCCTGCCTGGGATACATTTTATGTGAAGCTTTTCCCTGTTCTGATTCCGGAAGCTTGCTTAGCAGCAAATTATTGTCGATCGCCCTGAGTAAGCGATGTGCATTAAAGTCTTTTTTATTCCGAAAGCTCACCGTTTGTAAAATAACCAGTTTATCCTTCAGATTTATGTATTCTGAAAATCTTAATTTCCCGATCTCCTCTTTGGAAACTCCTATATATTCATTGCTTCTGAAATTTTTACGTTTTTGTTCTACCACTTTTCCGAAGGGATAAATGATAAAACAATCAGGTAGTTGTGGAGCTACCGTTTCAAAATCTTTTTTTTCATGCAGGTGATTAGAAAGATGATCGTTTAGTTGAAGGAAGCCAGCATTTTTTTTCGCCAGTCCAATATATTGTTGCTCAGCAGCATTTCTAAAGTCAATTCCCAGAACCGGTTTGATTTTGGTTCCATTGGTAAGCCTCAGGAATTCGAGGCAGGCTGAAGTATTATTGATGTCTGTAATAGCGAACTGCCAGATATCGTTGGAGTAGGCGAGCTCACACAACTCCCTGATGGGAAAAGTCCCATATCGCAGTGAATAGTATGTGTGGCAGTTTAAATACATCAGTTAATCTTTTTATACTTCAGAATAGATTATCATTATTGTTTTCTATGTGCAAGAACGATAGGTGGCTCCCCGTTAAAAGGATTCTTCATTCTGCCGATGGTTTTCGCATCCATAGCAGCAGCACGCATCACCGCATGTTCACCAAAGCGATTTTTGATCTTATCCAGAGAATTGTAGAGATTCAGCATATCTTCAGAATCATCAAAAAGATTGATCTGGTAGTGACCTCCCACGAGTCCGCTAAATTTCACCCCGATCAACCTGATGAGCAAGCGCCTGCTGTATAATTGTTTAAAAAGCTCCTCGACCTTAGGAATTAGGATATGATCTGCACTGGTATATGGGATGCTTACCTGTTTGCTGTAAGTTTGAAAATCTGAATACCTGATCTTTACACTCACTGTGGAAACGAGCTTATTTCCCCGGCGAAGCTGATAGGCGAGACTTTCTGCCATGGCTACTAGCGTACCATGCAAACGGATCATATCGATAGTGTCCCTGTTAAAGGTTCTTTCAGTTGAAATAGACTTGCGCTCGTGAAACGGAATGATAGGAGGATTGTCGATCCCGTGAGCACGTTTCCATATAGTACGGCCATTCTTACCCAACACGCTCTCTAAAACCTCTACAGGCATCTTCTGAATCGTCTCAATTCTGCGAACGCCGAGGTTTAATAATTTCTGAAAGGTTTTATTTCCAATCATCGGGATCTTGTTCACTGCAAGTGGAGCAAGGAATGTTTTTTCTGAACCTGCTTCGATCACTTTCTGGGCATAAGGTTTGCCTTCGCCGGTAGCAATTTTAGAAACCACTTTGTTAGTGGAAAGTCCGAAGGAAATAGGTAAATAAGTTTCCTTTTTGATAGTTTCCTGAAGTTCTTTAGCGAACTGGGTGATTCCGAAAAATCTATCCATTCCCGTGAGATCTGCATAAAATTCATCTACGCTGGCCTTTTCAAAAGAAGGAACTTTGCTACGAATAACTTCGGTTACCTCATGGGAGAATTTCGTGTAAGTGGAAGCATTCCCTTTGATAACGATAGACTGTGGGCAGAGTTGCCTGGCCACTTTCATGGACATTCCGGAATGTACTCCAAACTTGCGAGTCTCATAACTGCATGCTGCTACTACGCCGCGATCTCCCAGACCACCTACAATAAGGGGTTTATCATTCAATTTAGAATCCAGACGCCTCTCTGCGGAAACAAAAAAGGTGTCAAGATCCAGATGTATAATTGATTTCTCTAACTTCATAATAGGAATAAATCCATTAAATAGGAATTATTCCAAAATTATGAATTTAATCTGGTTTATGATGTTGAGGGAGCGTTAAAAAGAAATGGAAATTTGAAATTGAATGGGGATATAGAGCTGGAAGTTAATCTCAAATGAAAAAATATTATCTAAAATTGATTTCTCAGTTTTCAATATTGAAATTGCCTCAGTAATATGATAATTTGTGTAATAGAGATTTGTTATTATTTAAATTTTTTTAATTGGGTTTATCGTTAAATATTTTTCATTTATCGATCTTTCATGTCAATTCTAATGATATATCACACTTTTAGAGTGTCAATTATGAATTTTTCGTAACTTAATAATTCATTAATACTCAGGATTATGAAAAGTTCTTCAGGAAAACGCGGACTCATAAAAAAATATGCTACAGATTTTATCTTTTCTGAAAAAACCAGGTTTGTCCTTGACGGTATTGGTTTTAGTAATTCTTCAGAACAACCTGGATCAAAAATTATAAAATTCAGATTTGATAATTCAGACTCAGATAAAGCAACCAAACCTGTCTTTCGTTGTATCTATAAAATGATGAGAAAATTCAATCTATCCTTAAACTAAGCGCTTTTATATATAAGTGTAGGATACTGTCATAAGCACTAATGTAATGAAAGCCCGTATCAGAGAAGCAAGTTTCCAGGACTGGTTAAATGGTCAGAATGTACTTTCTGAAGAAACTGCGATAGTGATTCCTGAATAATCTTTCGGAATTGAAAACAAAAAGCCCGGTCATAATGACCGGGCTTTTCTTTTGAAACTAAAAAACTAAATTAGTCTTCAAAATATACTGCAGATACTCCAGAAAGCATATTATTTACAGCTGGAGTTGCATTTCCACTTGCATTTGACGCATCGTCAAAAGACAATACTCTACCGCCACCATTAGCAAGTTCAGCAACGTAGATCATATCAGAATCTGCATCGTACGCAACATTTACCGGGTTACCCAATAAAGTAGCTGCTCCAGAAATTCTCATTTGATCTGAAAGAGCTAAAGTTCCAGCATCCATGGTATTATTAAATTTACTGTCAAAGTCAGTAATTACATGAAGTCCACCATCAGAATCTGATCCTGCATCTCCAATATCTGTAAGTACCATCGTTCCATTATCATAGTCTAAACCATGAGTTCTCACGATTCCTTCTACCATAACAGTTTTTGTAGCGCTTACCATTCCATCTGTATTATTAGAAAGGAAATTATCAAAACTAGCAAGCATGTTTGTAGTATCTACAATCGCATACAATGTGTTTCCAACAAACTCGATACCCCAAACTTTAAAGTCTACGGTTATTGT from Christiangramia sp. OXR-203 harbors:
- the odhB gene encoding 2-oxoglutarate dehydrogenase complex dihydrolipoyllysine-residue succinyltransferase; its protein translation is MALEMKVPSPGESITEVEIAQWLVEDGDYVEKDQAVAEVDSDKATLELPAEASGIITLKAEEGDVVEVGEVVCLIDTDAAKPGSDDKEDSESKDDKSAETEEKERQESTEDKKDSDKAAAKTEEPSKSSTPSQKQDDTYATGTPSPAAKKILDEKGIDSKDVKGSGRDGRVTKEDAVEAKASMGSPGKGTRGEERKKMSMFRRKLAERLVSAKNDTAMLTTFNEVDMSPIFALRKKYKEEFKEKHGVSLGFMSFFTLAVIRALDEYPAVNSMIDGDYQVSYDYKDISIAVSGPKGLTVPVIRNAENLSFRGVESEVKRLAIKARDGKITVDEMTGGTFTITNGGVFGSMLSTPIINPPQSAILGMHNIVERPVAIDGHVEIRPIMYVALSYDHRIIDGKESVGFLVAVKEALENPEELLMDGDIKRSLEL
- a CDS encoding retropepsin-like aspartic protease, translated to MSLRELLQEKGYHRIKLKYTKTNHFELKAKINNIEGNFILDTGASSTCVGIDAIEHFDLLSEDSDIKAAGAGATNMLTQVSAKNIVQIGDWKKKKIDLVLFDLKHVNEALENHKAEKVQGIIGADILKKGKAVIDYKGKALFLK
- a CDS encoding NAD(P)/FAD-dependent oxidoreductase, coding for MSTLVQITALPRELEDHHLLLNRAIKKSNIRKDDIGDWRIRKRSIDARKKPVKLNLQIEIWKHGEERSTRSSLSLQDVSEAKEIAIIGAGPAGLYAALRAVEAGLKPVVFERGKDVRARRHDLAKINKEQTVNPESNYCFGEGGAGTYSDGKLYTRSKKRGNVLKALEWFVEFGADPDILVDAHPHIGTNKLPKIITAMREAIVDAGGEVHFNSKLTDLKLESDKITAIEINKEKWLHFDEVILATGHSARDIFYLLHERNIKIEAKPFALGVRIEHQQKLIDHIQYHGDDENPYLPPASYSLVEQVDGLGVYSFCMCPGGIIAPCATEQEEVVTNGWSPSKRNNPYSNSGIVVSIEPTDLPGYTENNPFVCLDFQKMVERNCWEAAGKTQQVPAQRMKDFVEGRLSSDFPKTSYQPGIVSVDLNKVLPDLIAKRLRKAFVKFGKRLKGYYTNEAVLHAPESRTSSPILIPRDPSTLEHLEVKGFYPCGEGAGYAGGIISAAIDGINCVDAIAKKYAATQAGGSE
- a CDS encoding DNA polymerase III subunit alpha, whose amino-acid sequence is MYLNCHTYYSLRYGTFPIRELCELAYSNDIWQFAITDINNTSACLEFLRLTNGTKIKPVLGIDFRNAAEQQYIGLAKKNAGFLQLNDHLSNHLHEKKDFETVAPQLPDCFIIYPFGKVVEQKRKNFRSNEYIGVSKEEIGKLRFSEYINLKDKLVILQTVSFRNKKDFNAHRLLRAIDNNLLLSKLPESEQGKASHKMYPRQEMEAAFEDFPHILENTQQIMDACKVHYDFGKGQNRNLKIYRNTIEEDADMIRRLTYEKLPEKYPKANREVYTRVEKELESIIRLEFVSYFLINLGIVDYARSQNYPFVGRGSGANSVVAYILGITNVDPIELDLYFERFINPNRKSPPDFDLDFSWKDRNDITDYIFRTYKNTALMGTYVTFKQRAVARELGKVFGLPKENIDKLASGFYSYDNLDHLEKLVIRYSKLIEGFPNYLSVHSGGILILDDSVHNYAATFLPPKGFRTIQIDMNIAEEVGIHKFDILAQRGLSKITDTIEIVKQNQPDAKLEDIENIKAFKEDPAINELLTTGDCMGVFYVESPAMRGLLTKLQTRDYLNLVAASSVIRPGISSAGMKDEFILRHRFPEKRKEAHPVMYEIMPDTYGVMVYQEDVMKVAYHFAGLSLDDADVLRRGMSGKKTSRGQMEKIENTFRENCNNKGYKPKLIDEVWEQISSFAGYAFPKGHSASYAVESYQSLYLKKYFPLEFMVAAINNGGGFYDLQTYIQEIRRWGGTIHAPCINKSDHPNVIYGKNVYLGFGYIKELEVKTIQQILENRQFFGEFRSLDDFIDRIQISIEQLSLLLKINAFRFTGIDKHELLWKAYFKLDRNKPKTNQPLLFKPKHKDFELPEFEASKMIEAYDQMELLGFPLCSHFELLKDPLKQNVVTASQLKDHIGKNIEIYGNLVNSKKTGTSNGKYMYFGTFYDPEGVIFDVVLFPLIAEKYPIRTKGIYLCYGEVVSNLGYISISIKTLTRQATQTDPRLVGNNFKFAV
- the dinB gene encoding DNA polymerase IV, whose amino-acid sequence is MKLEKSIIHLDLDTFFVSAERRLDSKLNDKPLIVGGLGDRGVVAACSYETRKFGVHSGMSMKVARQLCPQSIVIKGNASTYTKFSHEVTEVIRSKVPSFEKASVDEFYADLTGMDRFFGITQFAKELQETIKKETYLPISFGLSTNKVVSKIATGEGKPYAQKVIEAGSEKTFLAPLAVNKIPMIGNKTFQKLLNLGVRRIETIQKMPVEVLESVLGKNGRTIWKRAHGIDNPPIIPFHERKSISTERTFNRDTIDMIRLHGTLVAMAESLAYQLRRGNKLVSTVSVKIRYSDFQTYSKQVSIPYTSADHILIPKVEELFKQLYSRRLLIRLIGVKFSGLVGGHYQINLFDDSEDMLNLYNSLDKIKNRFGEHAVMRAAAMDAKTIGRMKNPFNGEPPIVLAHRKQ